The genomic DNA TTTTGGCCAGCGTGCTTTTCCCGCTTCCATTTGGACCCATGATCGCGTGGATTTCGCCCGGCATGACGGACAAATTTACGCCGCGCAGGATTTCGGCTCCGTTCACCCCTGCGCAAAGATTCCTTATTTCCAACATCCAAATCTCCTTAGGCAAATGCCACTGCTTCTACCCCGCTTGTTCGCCGCGCGGTTTTAAATCTCAAGTCTGATGAACAACTTCACGCTTGCCGGACATCCAAAAGGCAACAATCTCCGGCAAATCGGCCTGCGTTTCCAAACGCGATTCGACTACCGAGCATCGAAAACAAGTTCCCTTGCCCGGCTCATGGCCGCAACCTTCGCAATTCTCGACGGTTTCGAGGATCAGCTTCAGCTCCCTTTCGACCAGCTCAAGAGCCGTCCGCTTTTTTTCCACCTCCGCCATGTACCGCGAAACGATTTCGTTCAACATCGCACGCCGCTCGTCGCCCGACGTGCTGGCCTCCCAGACGCGGAAAAGCAAGATGACGTCGGCAAGGGACAATCCGGCTTCGGTCAGCCTTCGAATGTATTCAAGGCGGGCCAGCGCCCGTTCATCGTACAGCCGGAAGTGGCCGTCGCTGCGGGCGGACGGCTCGATTAAGCCAAGCTCCTCGTAATAGCGGATGGAACGGGCGGTCAGGCCGGAGCGTTCCGACAGCTCACCGATTTTCATCAATCCAGTCTCAGACATGGCAAAGGCGAAACCTGATACCTTGAAAATCACAACTTTAACGTTAGCGTTAAAGTCAATATTTAATACCGCTGTAATGGTTGCGAAATTTCATTTCGATCATCAGTAAGCCGGATTTCTCGTTC from bacterium includes the following:
- a CDS encoding MerR family transcriptional regulator, whose amino-acid sequence is MSETGLMKIGELSERSGLTARSIRYYEELGLIEPSARSDGHFRLYDERALARLEYIRRLTEAGLSLADVILLFRVWEASTSGDERRAMLNEIVSRYMAEVEKKRTALELVERELKLILETVENCEGCGHEPGKGTCFRCSVVESRLETQADLPEIVAFWMSGKREVVHQT